Within the Bos indicus x Bos taurus breed Angus x Brahman F1 hybrid chromosome 17, Bos_hybrid_MaternalHap_v2.0, whole genome shotgun sequence genome, the region CTGCAAGGCTTGTGgcattttagttccccgaccagggattgaaccctgtgagagtgcagagtcccaaccactagaccaccagagaattccccagtTGGATGTTCCAATTCTGCTTCTGCATCCACTAGGTTTATgtccctgctgctgccgctgctaagtcgcttcagtcgtgtccgactctgtgcgaccccatagaccgcagcccaccaggctcccccatccctgggattctccaggcaagaacactggagtgggttgccatttccttctccaatgcaggaaagtggaaagtgaaagtgaagtcgctcagtcatgtccgactcttcgtgaccccatggactgcagcctaccaggctcctccatccatgggattttccaggcaagagtactggagtggggtgccattgccttctccgagcctctgtttcctcatctgtaaaatgaggataggggcttccctggtgggtcagtggtaaagaatccacctgccaatgcaggagacatgggctcaatctctgggtcaggaagatcccctgcagaaggaaatagtaactcacttcagtgttcttgcctggaaatcccaaggacagaggagtctggggggttacagttcacagggtcgcaaaagagttggacatgactgagcgactaaacaacaacaaaattaagtataataataTCTCACAAGGTCAACAGAAGTCCAAGTGAGTGCTGGCTGTGAGCATAGTGATTCGGTGCTTACTGTTATTATTCTGGCTGTGGTTCCCTCTGGTGACGGAGCCCAGGTTGGGgcagaggtggggcagggggagggccaGTCTCAACTGAGAAGCAGAACACACTCATCTTGCAAAAACAGCCAAAAAAGGAGCACCCTAACAAGTGAGCTAGCCGGGGTTGGGGGCTGTACATGCAGGCCTGTGTGGTGGCTGCCTGGGCAGCTGGTCTGCCCTGGGCctggggaggcgggagggggacAGTAAGGTGCTAAGAAGGGGAATGAATGAAGACCTGGGGAAATAGATCCTCTCCTGGAGAGCAGGGCCCTTCACTATCGCTGGGCAATCAAGATGGCTATAAAACTTGAATCACCTGCTCAGGCCCCACAGCTctgggctggggagtggggtCCTTGAGGGGCAAGCAGGTCCCTGACAGTCATTCTGCTccctggggaagcctggtagCTTCGGGAGTCCCAGGTCTGGGCCCCAGAATGTCTGAGGTGCAAAGACCTGGTTTTCATGCCCAAGAAGGAACCCAGCAGGCTCAGACTTGGGTTCCTTCCAGACTGCCCCACatatgagctgtgtgacctcgcatgggtcacttaacctctctgaacctcattttccACATCTGTCAGATGGCGATAGCTCCTACCTCAAGTTCCTACCTTGTTGTGAGGACTAAACAGCTTCCCTTTGTacacagaataaaatccaaaatggTACCAGTGGCCCAAAGATTTGGTCCCAAATACAACCCTGGCCCTCTTCTCTATGACTCACCCTCTTGTAGGCTTTTTGCTGTCCTTGTAGCCCACTCCAAGCTCAGCCCACTGCAGGGCCTTTGGGTTTACCGGGTTTATTAATACAAGTGTGCGATTGTGACTGTAATGTGGAATGTTGCATGCATATAAAGGAGGGAGTGTTGGTGATATGTGTGAGGGTGTGTACACAGGTGTGAttttgtgtgaatgtgtgttAGCATGTAAGGCTGTGTTTGAGTGTGTGCAAGAGTGTGTGTCACTGTGGATGTGAGTGTGACTGTGTGAACCTGTGTGTACACAAGAGGAAAGGAGAGCAGAGTCATCAAGAAAATGCcaacaaaggacttccctggcagtcccggTGTTGGgtctccacgcttccactgcaggagtgtgggctcgatccctggtcaggaactgagATGCCACAAGCTACACAGTGTGGTCAAAATGTTCATACTGTGGTGAACAGGGAACTCAAAGGGAAGActgctgggttcaatccccgtaTGTATATGTCCCTTACTCGGGAATGACATGGGGCAGGTCACTgcacctctctggacctcagtttccccatgtgtgcgtgtgtgtttagttgctcagtcctgtttgactctctgtgaccccaccaggctcctctgttcatgggattctccaggcaagaatactgggctggccagccattcccttctccagggcatattcctgacccagggatcgaacctgggtctcctgaattgcaggtggattcttcactatgtgagccaccagggaagccccttgcccCTCTGTAACATGGTGATATAACAGTACCCAGCTCGAAGGTTTGCTGTAGGGATGAAAGGAGTTAAGGTGACTGGTAGTAGACGTGTTAGCTCAGGTCCAGTCGAGGTGGGGCTCAGCCAACAGTTGTCATCCATAGTCACTGTTTATCTGGGGGGTATTAAAGCCCCAGagtcttcctccccacctccaccccagcttCATGCTGAACCATGCAGGGAACTCTAGTGCAGGAAGAAGTTCTACAGGTCAAGACTTCCTCACCAGGTGTGCACCTTCGTTCTGCCAGCTTGGCAACATGACTGCCAGCCCAGCTTCTTCTCAGGGCTTTGCAGATTGGGACTTTGGGGGTGCATGGTGGATTATAATGGGGTTCCCAAGACAGAGTTATCATGCAAAATTccgtgctggatgaagcacaagctagaatcaagactgccaggagaaatatcaataacctcagatatgcagatgacaccacccttacggcagaaagtgaagaactaaaaagcctcttgatgaaagatgagagtgaaaatcttggcttaaaactcaactttcagaaaactaagatcatggcatctagtcccatcacttcatggcaaatagatggggaaacaatggcaacagtgagagagtttatttttggggggctccaaaatcactgcagatggtgaggatagccatgaaattagaagacgcttcctccttggaagaaaagctatgaccaacctagacagcacattaaaaagcagagacattactttgccaacaaaggtccatctagttaaagctatggtttttccagcagtcacatatggatgtgagaattggactataaagaaagcttgagcaccttagaattgatgcttttgaactgtggtgttggagtagactcttgacagtcccttggacagcaaggagatcaaaccagtcaatcctaaaggaaatcagtcctgaaggactgatgctgaagctgaaactccaatatttgggccacctgatgcgaggaactgactcactggaaaagaccttgatgctgggaaagattgaaggcgggaggagaaggggaggacagaggatgagatggttggatggcatcactgactggatggacatgagtttgaacaagctccaggagttggtgatggacagggaaacctggcgtgctgcagtccatggggtcgcaaagagtcagacaggactgagcgactgaactggagtAAACTGAAGAGAGTTGCGTGTACTGTGATTGGGTCTCCGCGATGCTGCGGGGCACGCTCTAtcaaacagaaacatactcatcTCACACTTGGCTGTGCAGAACTTGAACCTGGTTGTGCGGGGTGTGGCCACGACGGACCACATCCTATTTCCCCCCCTCACACCTGAATCCGTGACGAGAGCCACCGGAAGTCTCGCTGGACGGAGCCCTCTCGTGGAGACACTCTCTGGGGCAATCCGATGCGAATCCTAAGAGATAGGGGCGTAGGCATCGGGAGCGCCGGACAGGGACCGGGATGAATGCTAAACGCAAGCTCAGACGCACAAAACTGGAGCGCAATTGGAACAAAATCGGACCCCAAGGCTCCAACTGTCCTCGTGACTTCAGCTGGTCCGCTAAAAGCTCCTAGCAGAAAAAGGAGGCAGCGCGTTTAAGCCGAAGGTCTTGGAATTCCGAGTTCCTACTTCTCCAAGTCCTGTGAGGGTGTGACTCAAGTTCACCTATCTGTAAAGAGGGATGATTAATCCCCGCCTCGCAGATGGAGAAAATGTGAAGCAGCGGCCCATCAGGCTGGCGTGCTCTTAGCCGACGCTGCCAGTCTCATTCCTGCCTGGGAGTATCTTTCTGCACCGCAGACCGTTTTCTGGGGCGGAGTCTTCGTTCTTTTCTGAATTTGGGAATTTAGAACGAACCCTTGGCCGCTGGTTCCAAACCGCGCCCCTGCCCGGCTGGGGGCGTACCCGGAAGTGTCCCTACGGTAGCCGGTGGGGCAATGCAACACTTCTTACCATGGGGACCGCAGCGGCTCCCCGGCGCTTCTGCCGCTGCGCTTGCTTTTGCTCAGAGAACTTGTACGTGGCGCGCTACGGGCTGCACGTGCGCTTCCGGAGCGAACAGCAGCTGCGCCAGGACTACGAGCCCGTGAGTGGCCTCTATTGGCTCTGCGGGAAAACGAGCGGGGAGCGGTGGTGGAGGCGGGATCTCAGTCCCCGGGGTCGTTTACTTTGCCTTTGGCGCACTCAGATCGGACGAGAAGATTGACTTAACCTCTAGCTGCCTCCCGTATTTTCCACCTCAGATGGCGATCGTGGTATCGCTTTAGTGCGACTGTCGTTAGGAATCAATGAATGAACTACATGTAAAGTGCTCAGGGCAGGGCCTGGCTGAGTACTCTCTGTTATTAACAAGAGCCGCTGCTGTGTGCTTAACGTGCTtatcacatttcattttttcGATGATCCTGTGATCGGATCATCTTCATTTCAAGGTggagaagctgaggctcagagaccttaagagacttgccccaggtcacactaTCACACTTACTGGTTTTTCTGCTCTCAGATCCTGCGCAGCCGAGGCTGTGTCAGCCCTAAAGACTTCCAGCAGCTGTTGGGAGAGGTAACACTCCCCACCCTTCACCGCCCGCTCTGCACCCAGCCCGGCCCTTTCTATTTAGATTTGTGTCAGCAGCTTGAGGGGTCTCCCGGCCTCTGGTGTGCCATTGTCAGATCCCAGAAGGGCTCCTTTGACCTCCCCTTACTTCCTCCTGTCCCCACTTACCACAGCACCTGGGTGCCGGcacctggaaaagagaaagcagggaaaacgCCAAGTTGTCTGCTTTGTGCCCTTTTGAGATGAGAAACTTGCACTCAAGGGGAGGAGTCACCTACTCAAGGTTTCACACCAGGTGCCACCTGGCTCCTGATTCTTCATTCTCCCCCCGACACCACTTCTGCCACTGCTGCTTGTCTCCCATGGCGGGGTGGTGTTAAGTGTCGAGAAGCTTCATAAGACAGCCATCTGCAGCCTCTGGAACACAAGACTTAACCAGGACTCTGTTTCCCCTCCTTGGTTGGGCCCAGCTGGTGAAGGTGCAGCGATGGGTCTCAATCCAGCCAAGCTGGTGCAGCCCTCAGTGGGATGGGCCCCCTTCTGGAAGGAATCCCCGTCAGCTAACAGTTTAACACCTGCCATTTACCCTGGCAGAGTCAGGAACATAGGAAGACTGGGCTTCCCCTTGGGAGGGATGGGAGGCCCCATTCTGGTAACCAGGCCCTGTGTCACCCCAGCTGGAGCAGGAGGtagagcggcggcggcggctggggCCGGAGTCGGCTGCCAGGAAAGCCCTCATTGCCAGCTCCTACCGCCCAGCACGGCCAGAGGTCTACAACTTGCTGCAGGTACCTGGCAGGGGGCAGGTTACTGGAAGGAGGTGGAGGCATCCGGGCCTGGGGGCTGTCTGCCCCATGGCTGGTGTGTTCTGCCCCTAGGAGGCCGCTTTGGCCCCTGAATTTCTGGCTGCAGCTGAATACAGCGCATCTTCAGGCGCAGACCTTAAGGGCCTTCTCCAGCGGCTGGAGACAGTGTCAGGTGAGGTCTTGGCCTGCCACTTGGCAGGACTGGGGGTGGCAGACTGGGGTCCCTTCACCCACCATATCTGCCTCTAAAAGTCAACCCAGCAGGAGTGAGAAGAGGGGTAGGATGGAACTATCAGGAGGAGGGCATCGTATTCACTCACTTGCACACGCATCCACCACAGTGATCAGTAATTCAGTGCTGTGCACCAGGCACGAGCCAGCCGGCATCCTCAAACTGGGGTGACTAAAGATGTTAATGAGGGGATGGTTGAGACAAGTGTGGGCTCAGGGGTCAGCAAGGGATGGTGAGAGACCTGCCCCAGGGTTAGCAGTGGCGGTGGGAATGGGGAACAGTTCCCATCCTGAGACCTGAAGGAGGGGGCAAGAGTGAAGTCTCCCGAACCTGCCAGGACCTGGAGCTGGGGGGGAGGGGTGACCAGCCAGGAGGCACATCTGAATTTGGGGGTCAGACCTCAGGGCAGGGTGAGGATCTAGGGATGAGTGGTGGGGGGGGGTCCAAGAATAGGGCACCCTTGCCACACACATTATGTCATTTGACCATCACAAGAGCCCATTTAATCATCACAAGGTGAGTACTCATGtcatccccattctacagatgaggagactgaggctgcgGGAAGTGAAAAGGTTAGCTCCTGGCTAACCAaacttccctccctctccctctgcagaGGAGAAGCGAATTTACCGGCTGCCAGTGTTCACAGCGCCCTTCTGCCAGGCCCTGCTGGAGGAGCTGGAGCACTTCGAGCAGTCAGACATGCCCAAGGGAAGACCCAACACCATGAACAACTATGGGGTGGGTGAGGTTCCACCCGGCCGGCACAAGGAGGCAGGGACATCTGTCTGGGGAGACGTGTTCCCAGCACAGACCTCCTCTGAGCCTTGGTCTCACCATCTGTAAGATGAAATCAGGCAGTATTATTATGAAGCTAAGCAGGTTGATGATGTCTGCATAGCACTCAGCACTGTCCTTAGTGAGGGACTCCCCCAGGGACTCAGGGACAGGCCCTACCAGGTTCCCTGCTAATTCTGGGCTCCCCCACCCACAGGTGTTGCTACATGAGCTAGGCCTGGATGAACCACTGGTAACACCACTGCGGGAGCGCTTCCTCCAGCCGCTGATGGCCCTGCTATATCCAGACTGTGGTGGGGGCTGGCTGGACAGCCACCGGGCCTTTGTGGTCAAATACGCGCCTGGCCAGGACCGCGAGCTGGGCTGCCACTACGATAACGCCGAGCTCACCCTCAATGTATCCCTGGGCAAGGCCTTCACAGGGGGTGCCCTCTATTTCGGGGATCTCTTCCAGGTTAGTGTGTTTAACCCGTGGGGCTGGGCCGGAGCCACCGTGAGTACCCAGGCCTGAGCCCCACTGTCCACAGGTGCCTTCAACCCTGGCCAAGCCCTTGGAGGTGGAGCACGTGGTGGGCCAGGGCCTCCTGCACCGGGGGGGCCAGCTGCATGGGGCCCGGCCCCTGGGCACTGGTGAGCGCTGGAACTTGGTCGTCTGGCTCCGGGCCTCGGCCGTGCGCAACCGCCTCTGCCCCATGTGCTGCCGCAAGCCTGACCTGGTGGACGACGAGGGCTTCGGTGATGGCTTCACCCGCGAGGAGCCCGCCACGGTGGATGTGTGTGCCCTAACTTGAGCTTGGCCA harbors:
- the OGFOD2 gene encoding 2-oxoglutarate and iron-dependent oxygenase domain-containing protein 2 isoform X1 gives rise to the protein MGTAAAPRRFCRCACFCSENLYVARYGLHVRFRSEQQLRQDYEPILRSRGCVSPKDFQQLLGELEQEVERRRRLGPESAARKALIASSYRPARPEVYNLLQEAALAPEFLAAAEYSASSGADLKGLLQRLETVSEEKRIYRLPVFTAPFCQALLEELEHFEQSDMPKGRPNTMNNYGVLLHELGLDEPLVTPLRERFLQPLMALLYPDCGGGWLDSHRAFVVKYAPGQDRELGCHYDNAELTLNVSLGKAFTGGALYFGDLFQVPSTLAKPLEVEHVVGQGLLHRGGQLHGARPLGTGERWNLVVWLRASAVRNRLCPMCCRKPDLVDDEGFGDGFTREEPATVDVCALT
- the OGFOD2 gene encoding 2-oxoglutarate and iron-dependent oxygenase domain-containing protein 2 isoform X2 — translated: MGTAAAPRRFCRCACFCSENLYVARYGLHVRFRSEQQLRQDYEPLEQEVERRRRLGPESAARKALIASSYRPARPEVYNLLQEAALAPEFLAAAEYSASSGADLKGLLQRLETVSEEKRIYRLPVFTAPFCQALLEELEHFEQSDMPKGRPNTMNNYGVLLHELGLDEPLVTPLRERFLQPLMALLYPDCGGGWLDSHRAFVVKYAPGQDRELGCHYDNAELTLNVSLGKAFTGGALYFGDLFQVPSTLAKPLEVEHVVGQGLLHRGGQLHGARPLGTGERWNLVVWLRASAVRNRLCPMCCRKPDLVDDEGFGDGFTREEPATVDVCALT
- the OGFOD2 gene encoding 2-oxoglutarate and iron-dependent oxygenase domain-containing protein 2 isoform X3 — its product is MPKGRPNTMNNYGVLLHELGLDEPLVTPLRERFLQPLMALLYPDCGGGWLDSHRAFVVKYAPGQDRELGCHYDNAELTLNVSLGKAFTGGALYFGDLFQVPSTLAKPLEVEHVVGQGLLHRGGQLHGARPLGTGERWNLVVWLRASAVRNRLCPMCCRKPDLVDDEGFGDGFTREEPATVDVCALT